From Acidovorax sp. FHTAMBA, one genomic window encodes:
- a CDS encoding WD40 repeat domain-containing protein — protein MPTARLCPLADVAARLPADSWIAQRLAGATDALATDTVLCITGNVHVPELHLDAPLASGGPLRALLQGGIDAPAPTGPPFLVLIEGHLQIDGALTCDDTDGATHLIVLGDARLHNAVVGGQLLYVQGTLQVVDLLWGHGPHGGLTVRGGLTARVALFTGEYTVDIAGPEQAEFLMDEVRGVPHLAEFASEIAGIVFTPEFHDGIDDGEHGISSMLSRPRVVAAVRAGDNATRSSAEIQALMPQEAGLFADEAISVRNILAAVHTPVMGPKEHTATGWFQQTDFSLCQRHVDADGDPRDDSVFITVWKTWDFYLAVSQEPERQGLLARLAAAVQGRKVPTTAQLTLVHRAYQGGQPGEWLPLAPDTAPEAWQACTLAWRGVLDYLRKAVGQHRARYPLYQRLRAELTAERIEDFTSLPVFTERYNDWWDSDKNGWWEGDVWVGARQPCMHEGEPWGRALKLSWENGDEAPGDDDDNAHSAYQINIEPALAGPAAVEFTCAQRQSDARTPLPRSAADHIARLLRFYVAVEGRVRAQHEHEQARQAEARRIEAAVHLLATPPLAPDLPDAAVFPVELMTLSDQWQADGQSYVAAIRARQLALDAAGAHQGNGDAEEKQEEQEEEHDDSDPPADPRKAVAATVLQLARVVNTHADEDLADRFRQRFAFAPDAFVRHAANAGRFIGPVFALDDGRVLARIGAPYDDTTHWVELQGLRHIPLPALRGLGRSPNRRCFAQSDGQHITTHDGFAGPVMARFALPQGNEALPPHVQVSPGPLGQRCDELIPFNDGQRVLLRNPTGIYLLSSQGNHGVQRLHPQTFDDDGPYTWPKNQQDETVNGTEITMLALDMLHMALSPDERHIAVGDQDSNHILLDANGKRVAEYEALSSYPHHATFSHDGTRLFANSCHLYGGNTRAIPVGCALHDVADEDAPPLDERCRVYASATLPGMVVLGDADGYLHALSDDGRPLWRHHIGSTLSALEMSPDGSTLWAASYGGYLVHLERVETGMDPYSIGSSPYAEVRRWIFWTDEAAALRW, from the coding sequence ATGCCCACTGCCCGACTTTGCCCGCTGGCCGATGTGGCCGCCCGACTGCCCGCCGACAGCTGGATCGCCCAGCGCCTGGCAGGGGCCACGGATGCACTGGCCACGGACACCGTGCTCTGCATCACCGGTAATGTGCATGTGCCCGAGCTGCACCTGGATGCGCCCCTGGCCAGCGGCGGCCCGCTGCGGGCGCTGCTGCAAGGTGGCATTGACGCCCCAGCCCCCACAGGCCCACCCTTTCTGGTGCTGATCGAAGGTCATCTGCAGATCGACGGCGCGCTCACCTGCGACGACACCGATGGCGCCACCCACCTCATCGTTCTGGGCGACGCGCGCCTGCACAACGCCGTGGTAGGCGGCCAGCTGCTGTATGTGCAGGGCACGCTGCAAGTGGTCGACCTGCTGTGGGGCCACGGCCCCCATGGCGGGCTCACCGTAAGGGGTGGCCTCACGGCGCGGGTGGCGCTGTTCACCGGCGAATACACCGTGGACATCGCCGGGCCCGAGCAGGCGGAGTTCCTCATGGACGAGGTGCGCGGCGTGCCGCACCTGGCGGAGTTCGCCAGCGAGATCGCGGGCATCGTGTTCACACCCGAGTTCCATGACGGCATCGACGATGGCGAGCACGGCATCAGCAGCATGCTCAGCCGCCCCCGCGTGGTGGCCGCCGTGCGCGCGGGCGACAACGCCACGCGCAGCAGCGCCGAGATCCAAGCGTTGATGCCCCAGGAGGCTGGGCTGTTTGCCGACGAGGCCATCAGCGTGCGCAACATCCTGGCCGCCGTGCACACGCCGGTGATGGGCCCCAAGGAGCACACGGCCACCGGCTGGTTTCAGCAGACCGATTTTTCGCTGTGCCAGCGGCATGTGGACGCCGATGGCGACCCGCGCGATGACAGCGTTTTCATCACCGTCTGGAAGACCTGGGACTTCTATCTGGCGGTATCGCAAGAGCCCGAGCGCCAAGGATTGCTGGCGCGCCTGGCCGCCGCCGTGCAGGGCCGCAAGGTGCCCACCACCGCACAGCTCACGCTGGTGCACCGCGCCTACCAGGGCGGCCAACCCGGCGAGTGGCTGCCCCTGGCGCCTGACACCGCTCCCGAAGCCTGGCAGGCCTGTACGCTGGCCTGGCGCGGCGTGCTGGACTACCTGCGCAAGGCCGTAGGCCAGCACCGCGCCCGCTACCCGCTGTACCAGCGCCTGCGGGCCGAGCTGACCGCAGAGCGCATCGAGGACTTCACCAGCCTGCCCGTGTTCACCGAGCGCTACAACGACTGGTGGGACAGCGACAAGAACGGCTGGTGGGAAGGCGACGTGTGGGTGGGTGCGCGCCAGCCCTGCATGCACGAAGGCGAGCCCTGGGGCCGCGCCCTCAAGCTCAGCTGGGAAAACGGCGACGAAGCCCCCGGCGATGACGATGACAACGCCCACAGCGCCTACCAGATCAACATCGAACCTGCACTGGCCGGGCCTGCGGCGGTGGAGTTCACCTGTGCGCAGCGCCAGAGCGATGCCCGCACCCCCCTGCCCCGCAGCGCCGCCGACCACATTGCGCGGCTGCTGCGTTTTTACGTTGCGGTCGAGGGACGCGTGCGCGCCCAGCACGAACACGAGCAGGCCCGCCAGGCCGAGGCGCGGCGCATTGAAGCCGCCGTGCACCTGCTGGCCACGCCCCCGCTGGCGCCCGACCTGCCCGATGCAGCGGTCTTCCCCGTGGAGCTGATGACGCTGTCCGACCAATGGCAGGCCGACGGGCAAAGCTATGTGGCCGCCATCCGTGCGCGCCAGCTAGCCCTGGATGCGGCCGGGGCGCACCAAGGCAACGGCGATGCCGAGGAAAAACAGGAAGAACAGGAAGAAGAACACGACGACAGCGACCCGCCCGCCGACCCGCGCAAGGCCGTTGCCGCGACCGTGCTGCAGCTGGCCCGCGTGGTCAACACCCACGCCGACGAAGACCTGGCCGACCGCTTTCGCCAGCGCTTTGCATTTGCCCCCGACGCCTTCGTGCGGCACGCCGCCAATGCAGGCCGCTTCATCGGCCCAGTGTTCGCTTTGGACGACGGCCGCGTGCTGGCGCGCATCGGAGCCCCCTATGACGACACCACCCATTGGGTGGAGCTGCAGGGCCTGCGGCACATCCCCCTGCCTGCACTGCGCGGCCTGGGCCGCTCGCCTAACCGGCGCTGCTTTGCGCAAAGCGACGGCCAGCACATCACCACACACGACGGTTTTGCTGGCCCCGTGATGGCCCGATTTGCACTGCCCCAGGGCAACGAAGCACTGCCACCCCACGTGCAGGTGTCGCCCGGCCCGCTGGGCCAGCGCTGCGACGAGCTGATCCCCTTCAACGATGGCCAGCGTGTGCTGTTGCGCAACCCCACCGGCATCTACCTCTTGAGCAGCCAGGGCAACCACGGTGTGCAGCGCCTGCACCCCCAGACATTTGACGACGACGGCCCCTACACCTGGCCCAAGAACCAGCAGGATGAAACGGTGAATGGCACCGAAATCACGATGCTCGCGCTCGACATGCTGCACATGGCCCTGTCACCGGACGAGCGCCACATCGCCGTGGGCGACCAGGACAGCAATCACATCCTGCTGGACGCGAATGGCAAGCGGGTGGCTGAATACGAAGCGCTGTCCTCCTACCCGCACCACGCCACCTTCTCGCACGACGGCACGCGCCTGTTCGCCAACTCCTGCCATCTGTATGGGGGCAACACCCGTGCGATTCCCGTGGGCTGCGCGCTGCACGATGTAGCGGACGAAGACGCCCCGCCGCTCGACGAACGCTGCCGCGTGTATGCCTCTGCCACCCTGCCCGGCATGGTGGTGCTGGGCGATGCCGACGGCTACCTGCACGCCCTCAGCGACGACGGGCGCCCGCTGTGGCGCCACCACATTGGCAGCACCCTCAGCGCACTGGAGATGTCGCCCGACGGCAGCACACTGTGGGCGGCCAGTTACGGCGGCTACCTGGTGCACCTGGAGCGCGTGGAGACGGGGATGGACCCGTATTCCATAGGCAGTTCGCCGTATGCGGAAGTGCGGCGGTGGATATTCTGGACGGATGAGGCGGCCGCATTGCGCTGGTAG
- a CDS encoding EAL domain-containing protein, giving the protein MAEATAAVPLPDHEDATTRHLVRVAGWAVMLLGGTIGVLLMFDDPVQPMRIALNLVAATVGAVALWLARQRRWTQAAHLLVWGVWVSVSLVAARNGGVNGPNLLNYPVLIVLAGWLLGSRATLTLVGLTGLLFLGFIWADIEGMFKPVQVANRVAGAVYLAGILVLTAAATLLSRRSYLSRVREAQQTAAHLAASEAELRKLLRAVEQSPESIVITDLKEDIEYVNEAFVRRTGYARDEVMGKASAAYSSNGLAPAQRDGLRATLARGDSWAGEQVNFRKDGQAVTESVVVAPIRQPDGRISHFVELKQDITERKRAAQEIHRLAHFDSLTGLPNRFTLVERLTALQVRGGRARAAQHALLLLDLDRFTTFNDARGSEMGDRLLCAVALRLSEILPPQGLLVRVAGDEFAVVLHGLGADASLAGRRALAFAEILQMALLRPLHLQDNDTEQAQLGASVGITLYPQSANDVAHDALRRAGTALHRAKQAGGGRAAFFEQGMGEAAEQRFRVERELRQAIGAGELRLYLQSQVDVLGQLTGAEVLVRWQHPRDGLVAPAVFIPVAEESDLIVSLGGWVLTHACALLAQPVFHERRLRLSVNLSARQFRQAGFVPQLRALLAASGADPRLLTLEVTEGLVIDDFEDAVAKMSELAALGVDISLDDFGTGYSSLAYLKRLPIQEIKIDRSFVHDAPTNADDGVLVEGILSVARHFGLRVVAEGVETREQADFLSRRAPDIVYQGYLFGWPEPDADWLARAAETHPALAG; this is encoded by the coding sequence ATGGCCGAAGCCACCGCTGCTGTTCCGCTGCCCGACCACGAAGACGCCACCACACGCCATCTGGTGCGTGTGGCAGGGTGGGCCGTGATGCTGCTCGGCGGCACCATTGGCGTGTTGCTGATGTTTGACGACCCCGTGCAGCCAATGCGCATTGCGCTGAACCTGGTGGCGGCCACGGTGGGCGCCGTGGCGCTGTGGCTGGCGCGCCAGCGGCGGTGGACGCAGGCGGCCCACCTGCTGGTGTGGGGCGTGTGGGTGTCGGTGTCGCTGGTGGCGGCACGCAATGGCGGGGTCAATGGCCCCAACCTGCTCAACTACCCGGTACTCATCGTGCTGGCCGGATGGCTGCTGGGTTCCCGGGCCACCCTGACGCTGGTGGGCCTCACGGGGCTGCTGTTTCTGGGGTTCATCTGGGCCGATATCGAGGGCATGTTCAAGCCGGTGCAGGTGGCCAACCGGGTGGCCGGCGCGGTGTACCTGGCCGGTATTCTGGTGCTCACGGCCGCCGCCACGCTGCTGTCGCGCCGCAGTTACCTCAGCCGTGTGCGCGAGGCGCAGCAGACCGCTGCCCACCTGGCTGCGAGCGAGGCCGAATTGCGCAAGCTGCTGCGCGCGGTCGAGCAAAGCCCCGAGAGCATTGTCATCACCGATCTGAAGGAAGACATCGAGTACGTGAACGAGGCCTTCGTGCGCCGCACGGGCTATGCGCGCGACGAGGTGATGGGCAAGGCATCGGCCGCGTACTCCAGCAATGGCCTGGCGCCCGCGCAGCGAGACGGCCTGCGTGCCACCCTGGCGCGGGGCGACAGCTGGGCGGGCGAACAGGTCAATTTCCGCAAGGACGGGCAGGCGGTGACCGAGTCGGTCGTGGTGGCCCCCATCCGCCAGCCCGACGGTCGCATCAGCCACTTTGTAGAGCTCAAGCAGGACATCACCGAGCGCAAACGCGCGGCGCAGGAGATCCACCGTCTGGCGCATTTCGACAGCCTCACGGGTCTGCCCAACCGCTTCACGCTGGTGGAGCGGCTGACGGCGCTGCAGGTACGCGGCGGGCGCGCGCGAGCGGCGCAGCACGCCCTGCTGCTGCTGGACCTGGACCGCTTCACCACCTTCAACGATGCGCGCGGAAGCGAAATGGGTGACCGCCTGCTGTGCGCCGTGGCGCTGCGCCTGTCCGAGATACTGCCGCCGCAGGGCCTGCTGGTGCGCGTGGCGGGCGACGAATTTGCCGTGGTGCTGCACGGCCTGGGCGCAGACGCCTCGCTGGCGGGCCGGCGTGCGCTGGCCTTTGCCGAAATACTGCAGATGGCGTTGCTGCGGCCCTTGCACCTTCAAGACAACGACACCGAACAAGCCCAGCTCGGCGCGAGCGTGGGCATCACGCTCTACCCGCAAAGCGCCAACGATGTGGCGCACGACGCCCTGCGCCGCGCGGGCACCGCACTGCACCGCGCCAAGCAAGCCGGTGGCGGGCGCGCGGCCTTCTTCGAGCAGGGCATGGGCGAGGCGGCCGAGCAGCGCTTTCGGGTGGAGCGCGAGCTGCGCCAGGCCATCGGCGCGGGTGAGCTGCGGCTGTACCTGCAGTCGCAGGTGGACGTGTTGGGCCAGCTTACGGGAGCTGAGGTGCTGGTACGCTGGCAGCACCCGCGCGACGGACTGGTGGCCCCGGCGGTGTTCATCCCTGTGGCCGAAGAGTCGGATCTCATCGTGAGCCTGGGCGGCTGGGTGCTGACCCATGCCTGTGCGCTGCTGGCCCAGCCCGTGTTTCACGAGCGGCGCCTGCGGCTGTCGGTCAACCTGAGCGCGCGGCAGTTCCGGCAGGCGGGGTTTGTGCCGCAGCTGCGCGCCCTGCTCGCGGCCAGCGGTGCCGACCCGCGCCTGCTGACGCTGGAAGTCACCGAAGGCCTGGTGATCGACGACTTCGAAGATGCGGTGGCCAAGATGAGCGAGCTGGCGGCGCTGGGGGTGGACATCTCGCTGGACGACTTTGGCACCGGGTATTCGTCGCTGGCGTATCTGAAGCGCCTGCCGATCCAGGAGATCAAGATCGACCGCTCTTTTGTGCACGATGCGCCCACCAATGCCGACGACGGCGTGCTGGTGGAGGGCATCCTGTCGGTGGCCCGCCACTTTGGCCTGCGCGTGGTGGCCGAGGGGGTGGAGACCCGCGAGCAGGCTGATTTTTTGAGCCGGCGCGCCCCCGACATCGTGTACCAGGGCTACCTCTTCGGGTGGCCCGAGCCCGATGCCGACTGGCTGGCCCGTGCAGCGGAGACGCACCCCGCGCTTGCCGGGTAG